The following are from one region of the Silene latifolia isolate original U9 population chromosome 9, ASM4854445v1, whole genome shotgun sequence genome:
- the LOC141601833 gene encoding uncharacterized protein LOC141601833 — protein MLEKELNEAPIYDPYDDSYDDKIVLCKNSWGKETKVYEVTLLEEPILEKFEITNLMFADDVLMFSNRDAASMMLLLKSFSTFSKTSGLKVSASKSNAYFNGVNEELKCDFLSVSGFKEGKLPFRYLGMPIQTTRLKKKDCECLVDKICNRIHSYGARKFSYTGRLTLVQHVLNSLHSYWASLFVLPKGVIQRIEATCRNFLWDGSAEYRRSPLVARDTICRPKQKGGLGLKNQELWNIAMVGRLVDWIATKKESLWVQWVNENYLKGSSWQEYTATSNSSWVWRRICKVKQVIVNGYSQGVCQVQHTGYTPVGCYEWLRGARTKVDWHNGIWDSWNLPKHRFMGWLIAHKSLHTNSRLKGFGMNVDGMCFLCGQAEEIQEHLFFECAFSRRVIQEAMKIFGLRLPDFDVLRLWCIHNTGLKTQRKVKNAMVLSAMYHVWQQRNKNRIEQLVLRPRCSALLINDDMKRRIKERDKRKLNTQELDWLGRLNFL, from the exons atgttggagaaagagttgaatgaAGCGCCCATCTATGATCCTTATGATGATAGCTATGATGATAAAATCGTTCTTTGCAAGAACTCATGGGGTAAGGAAACGAAAGTGTATGAGGTTACTcttcttgaggagcctatccttgagaaatttgag ATTACAAAtcttatgtttgcagatgatgttTTGATGTTCAGTAATAGGGATGCTGCGTCTATGATGCTCCTTCTGAAATCTTTCTCAACCTTCTCAAAAACTTCTGGACTTAAAGTGAGTGCTAGTAAGTCTAATGCTTACTTTAATGGAGTGAATGAAGAGCTCAAATGTGATTTCCTGAGTGTGTCTGGGTTTAAAGAAGGCAAGCTACCATTCAGGTATCTAGGGATGCCTATCCAGACTACGAGATTAAAGAAGAAGGATTGTGAGTGCTTGGTGGATAAAATTTGCAACAGAATACATAGTTATGGTGCCAGGAAGTTCTCCTATACAGGTAGGCTCACTTTGGTTCAGCATGTCTTGAATTCTTTACACTCCTATTGGGCTTCTTTGTTTGTTCTCCCTAAAGGAGTCATACAAAGAATAGAAGCTACATGCAGGAATTTTTTATGGGATGGTAGTGCTGAGTACAGACGAAGTCCTTTAGTAGCCCGGGATACTATATGTAGGCCAAAGCAGAAAGGGGGATTGGGGCTAAAGAATCAGGAATTGTGGAATATTGCTATGGTTGGTAGACTTGTGGATTGGATTGCAACTAAGAAGGAGTCGTTATGGGTCCAATGGGTGAATGAAAATTACTTAAAGGGGAGTTCCTGGCAGGAGTACACAGCCACTAGCAACTCCAGCTGGGTGTGGAGGAGGATTTGCAAGGTGAAGCAGGTGATTGTCAATGGCTACAGTCAGGGGGTATGTCAGGTGCAGCATACTGGTTACACTCCTGTTGGTTGCTATGAATGGCTTAGAGGAGCAAGGACTAAGGTAGACTGGCATAATGGAATTTGGGACAGTTGGAATCTACCTAAACATAGGTTCATGGGATGGCTTATAGCTCACAAATCCCTGCATACTAATAGTAGACTGAAAGGATTTGGGATGAATGTGGATGGAATGTGTTTCTTATGTGGGCAGGCAGAAGAGATACAGGAACATTTATTTTTTGAATGTGCCTTTAGCAGACGGGTAATACAAGAAGCGATGAAAATTTTCGGCTTAAGACTTCCCGATTTCGATGTCCTGCGACTTTGGTGCATTCATAACACTGGCCTGAAAACGCAGAGGAAGGTAAAGAATGCTATGGTGTTGAGTGCCATGTATCATGTGTGGCAGCAGAGAAACAAGAATCGTATAGAGCAGCTGGTCCTGAGGCCTAGATGTAGTGCATTGCTGATCAATGATGATATGAAGAGGAGGATAAAAGAACGGGATAAGAGGAAGTTGAATACACAAGAGTTAGATTGGCTAGGGCGCTTGAATTTCCTTTAA